The Cylindrospermum stagnale PCC 7417 genome segment TTGGCTGTGGCGAAGGATAGCATTGGCGATCTATTCGCACTCACCATGCCTGACAACGGCGAATATATCAACGAAACCACTTTTTTGACTTCATCTGGTGCTGTAGATACAGCGCAGATGAAATTGTGGCGTGAAGACATTGTCAATGTTGCTGTCCTGACGGATGGACTACAAATGCTGGCTTTGAATATGGTTGTTGGCGAACCTCACAAACCATTCTTTTTTCCTCTGTTCGAGTTTGTAGCAAATGCTGAGGATAAGACAGCGGCAAAAGAGCAATTGGTGAAGTTTTTAAACTCTGAGCGGATTACACAACGCACTGATGATGATTTGACGCTTGTCATAGCTGCATTTAGCAACTAATGAGCAATATCTGTGCTGTCTTTGGATTTTAAATAACCTCCACTAACCGTAATTCTCCCATGCAGGTACTACGTTGTCTCCCCCAGCAAGAAATTCTCAACCTCACTGTCAGTTTGGGGCGTGGCGGTGAAGCTTGTGTTTATGAAGTGCCATCAAATGACAATTTGGTGGCGAAGATTTATCACAAGCCTACCATCACCCACGCCAACAAACTCCAGGCGATGCTTGCCAACCCACCGGAAAACCCTACGGCTAGTTTGGGGCATATCTCCATCGCTTGGCCACAGGAACTGTTGCAAGGGTTGGATGGCAGCGGCAGTATCATCGGCTTTTTAATGCCGCGCATTCAGGGGATGCGGCCGATTATCGACTTTTACAACCCCAGAACTCGCCGCCAACACTGCCCTTTATTCAATTATCAATATCTGCTGCGTACTGCCCGCAATTTGGCGGCGGCTTTTGCTGCTTTGCACGCTAGCCATTACTATATTGGCGATGTGAATGAGTCGAATATCCTGATCAGTGACACAGCACTGGTGACTTTGGTAGATACGGACTCGTTCCAAGTGCGTGACCCAGATAAGAATATAGTTTACCGCTGCTCTGTGGGGAAGCCTGAGTTTACTCCTCCAGAGTTACAGAATAAAATTTTTGCCCAGTACGATCGCGAAAATTCCCATGATTTATTTGGGTTGGCAGTGCTGATCTTTCAATTATTGATGGAAGGCACACACCCATTTTCTGGCATTTTCCAAGGTGTTCTCGAACCACCCCCCTACGAAGCCCGGATTGTTGCTGGTCATTTCACTTACTCTCACAAGCGGCAAGTACCTTACCTGCCTACCCCCATTGCCCCCCCCTGGGAAATTCTCCATCCCAGGCTACAGGCTTTGTTTGTCCGTTGTTTTGAAGATGGTCACAACAACCCACAGATGCGCCCTAGTGCTCAAACTTGGCTGTCAGCATTAGCTGAAGCTGAGGATGGTCTAGTTACCTGTAGTGTCAATCCCCAGCATCAGTATAATAATCATTTGCAAAAATGCCCGTGGTGTGAACGTGCCTTGCAATTAGGCGGACGTGATCCTTTTCCATCACTTCAGGCGATCGCATCTAGAGAACATCTCCAACCACGTTCGCGTAGCATCTCCCAGAAAAAACCACTGCGCGAGCGCTATCCCCAGATTCCCGGTCTCACACGCCCAATTATGCCAGCCTCCCCAGTACATAATTGGCAACCGGCATTCGTCCAAAGT includes the following:
- a CDS encoding tetratricopeptide repeat protein, with product MQVLRCLPQQEILNLTVSLGRGGEACVYEVPSNDNLVAKIYHKPTITHANKLQAMLANPPENPTASLGHISIAWPQELLQGLDGSGSIIGFLMPRIQGMRPIIDFYNPRTRRQHCPLFNYQYLLRTARNLAAAFAALHASHYYIGDVNESNILISDTALVTLVDTDSFQVRDPDKNIVYRCSVGKPEFTPPELQNKIFAQYDRENSHDLFGLAVLIFQLLMEGTHPFSGIFQGVLEPPPYEARIVAGHFTYSHKRQVPYLPTPIAPPWEILHPRLQALFVRCFEDGHNNPQMRPSAQTWLSALAEAEDGLVTCSVNPQHQYNNHLQKCPWCERALQLGGRDPFPSLQAIASREHLQPRSRSISQKKPLRERYPQIPGLTRPIMPASPVHNWQPAFVQSLSTHKQIKSPNFYPMIFGVLGFGLLGYLDLMIQFTRPFVSQNPYTQQTLMSRQENSDHQNLSFADYYQQGDAAYKVRDYGRAIKDFSQAIALDSTQTKAIVNRGNARYNLKDYEGALIDYNQALQINPHEVKAFVNRGNAYYMLADYSSDPDKEYKRAIADFNHALRLDDKEAEAYIRRGIVRSQIAKYRNDSQQEYKKAIADFTSAIKLNSSKAEAYFQRGMIRYQIAQHSSNYAQEYKQAIADFNAALSINPQLAKVYLKRGMVHYELAQYGESGSKQSQTQAIEDLQTAARISLEQEDMDNYQQALSNICVVVENKCDALFQSSRMLEQSN